In one Frankiaceae bacterium genomic region, the following are encoded:
- a CDS encoding phosphatase PAP2 family protein encodes MAAQTTLLSRPAAARVRHARATGRHLGDVVRMGLAAAVFGVTVLAVQRDRLSLAERDLFRLFNDLPQALYWPVWAVMQAGNLFGPIVVGLVVAVAFRRRRLGISIAAAGTSAWVVAKLVKDFVQRGRPAEFLGDLLHGPTTAGLGFVSGHAAVAAAMATAAAPYLPRRARRLLWALAWVVGFGRVYTGAHLPLDIVGGVAVGWFVGSLVHAAFGAPHARPSPDAVAGLLRRSGLRALSVEPASVPARSSHPFHVTTVSGRRLFAKVLDPDRRDTDWLVRAARVVLFRDVRDVDALAPLRHQVEHEAAAMLAARAAGVRVPRVVLARATGASAVLVVDEVPGSSLADLPAIGDGLLREVWTQVETLHAHRLAHRDLVRANVLADGDLPWLVDFGNAEQGADDAALANDVAELLASLACVVGAERAVGTARSALGDAALRDALPALEPLALSPATRHELRAHPHLLAALRHAIGDEHAPAPPRVHRPPWWAVAGAAVATFAAFPALAGWTDVWRALGDAGWRWAGLVLVLWVGALACGAGALLASVRRRLALGRTTIAAAGAATAEVVRGPRGRRQYLVAYLRRYGVPPAAAVRGVHELLVVELLGYLLTTAVVLAVFAGTPRHVEALTAGPFVAFAGVAAAAATAGGILRARHARRQVLTPWLRDGVRALRESLRAPRLPLVAVTSAAASYAAVAAGFAASLAAVGAGTGIARPALVALVTTGLLRTLGLAGLPVLEEAALVVGLLAVGVPAVPAVAGVLLFRAVTFWGVAVATVRR; translated from the coding sequence ATGGCCGCGCAGACGACGCTGCTCTCCCGCCCGGCTGCGGCGCGCGTCCGCCATGCCCGCGCGACCGGCAGGCATCTCGGCGACGTCGTACGGATGGGCCTCGCCGCCGCCGTCTTCGGTGTCACGGTGCTCGCCGTCCAGCGCGACCGGCTCTCGCTCGCCGAACGCGACCTGTTCCGTCTCTTCAACGACCTGCCCCAGGCGCTCTACTGGCCGGTCTGGGCGGTCATGCAGGCAGGCAACCTGTTCGGGCCGATCGTCGTCGGCCTCGTCGTCGCCGTGGCGTTCCGGCGCCGCAGGCTGGGCATCAGCATCGCCGCCGCCGGCACCAGCGCCTGGGTCGTCGCCAAGCTGGTCAAGGACTTCGTGCAGCGCGGGCGCCCGGCAGAGTTCCTCGGCGACCTGCTGCACGGCCCGACGACGGCCGGGCTCGGCTTCGTCTCCGGCCACGCGGCCGTGGCGGCGGCCATGGCGACGGCGGCGGCGCCGTACCTGCCGCGCCGCGCGCGCCGGCTGCTCTGGGCGCTCGCCTGGGTCGTCGGCTTCGGCCGCGTCTACACCGGCGCACACCTGCCTCTCGACATCGTGGGCGGCGTCGCCGTCGGGTGGTTCGTGGGGTCGCTCGTGCATGCCGCGTTCGGCGCCCCGCACGCGCGGCCGTCGCCCGACGCCGTCGCCGGCCTGCTGCGGCGGTCCGGTCTCCGGGCGCTCTCCGTCGAGCCCGCCTCGGTCCCTGCGCGCAGCTCGCACCCGTTCCACGTCACGACGGTCAGCGGACGCCGGCTGTTCGCGAAGGTCCTCGACCCCGACCGCCGCGACACCGACTGGCTGGTGCGCGCGGCGCGCGTCGTGCTGTTCCGCGACGTCCGCGACGTCGACGCGCTCGCACCCCTGCGGCACCAGGTCGAGCACGAGGCAGCCGCGATGCTCGCCGCGCGCGCGGCCGGCGTCCGCGTCCCGCGCGTCGTCCTCGCTCGCGCCACGGGCGCGTCCGCCGTGCTCGTCGTCGACGAGGTGCCCGGCAGCAGCCTCGCGGACTTGCCGGCGATCGGCGACGGACTGCTGCGGGAGGTCTGGACGCAGGTCGAGACGCTGCACGCGCACCGCCTCGCGCACCGCGACCTCGTCCGCGCGAACGTCCTCGCCGACGGCGACCTGCCCTGGCTCGTCGACTTCGGCAACGCCGAGCAGGGCGCCGACGACGCCGCCCTCGCCAACGACGTCGCCGAGCTGCTCGCGTCGCTCGCCTGCGTCGTCGGCGCCGAGCGCGCGGTCGGCACCGCCAGGTCCGCCCTCGGGGACGCCGCCCTCCGCGACGCGCTGCCCGCTCTCGAGCCGCTCGCGCTGTCGCCCGCCACGCGGCACGAGCTGCGCGCGCACCCGCACCTGCTCGCGGCGCTGCGCCACGCGATAGGCGACGAGCACGCACCGGCGCCGCCGCGCGTGCACCGCCCGCCGTGGTGGGCCGTCGCCGGCGCTGCCGTCGCGACGTTCGCCGCGTTCCCCGCGCTCGCGGGCTGGACGGACGTCTGGCGCGCGCTCGGCGACGCCGGGTGGCGCTGGGCCGGTCTCGTCCTCGTCCTCTGGGTCGGCGCCCTGGCCTGCGGCGCGGGCGCCCTGCTCGCGTCCGTACGCCGCAGGCTCGCCCTCGGGCGTACGACGATCGCCGCGGCCGGGGCGGCCACGGCCGAGGTCGTCCGCGGCCCGCGCGGGCGGCGGCAGTACCTCGTCGCGTACCTGCGCCGGTACGGCGTGCCCCCCGCCGCCGCCGTCCGCGGCGTGCACGAGCTGCTGGTCGTCGAGCTGCTCGGCTACCTGCTCACGACGGCCGTCGTCCTGGCGGTGTTCGCGGGTACGCCGCGCCACGTCGAGGCGCTGACCGCGGGACCGTTCGTCGCGTTCGCGGGTGTCGCGGCGGCGGCGGCGACGGCCGGCGGGATCCTGCGCGCGCGGCACGCGCGCCGCCAGGTCCTCACGCCGTGGCTGCGCGACGGGGTCCGCGCGCTGCGCGAGTCCCTCCGCGCGCCGCGCCTGCCGCTCGTCGCCGTGACGTCCGCGGCAGCCTCGTACGCCGCCGTCGCCGCCGGCTTCGCGGCGAGCCTCGCGGCCGTCGGGGCGGGAACCGGCATCGCGCGCCCCGCCCTCGTCGCCCTGGTCACGACCGGGCTGCTCCGCACGCTCGGCCTCGCCGGACTGCCCGTGCTGGAGGAGGCGGCGCTCGTCGTCGGGCTGCTCGCCGTGGGCGTCCCCGCCGTCCCCGCCGTCGCGGGCGTCCTGCTCTTCCGCGCGGTGACGTTCTGGGGTGTCGCCGTCGCGACCGTCCGGCGATGA